The following are from one region of the Streptomyces sp. L2 genome:
- a CDS encoding FAD-dependent monooxygenase: protein MNRAQTGGKRTTASGRAPKAIIIGAGIGGLTAAVALRRAGIDAEVYERAGDLWPAGTGLSLMSNALTALRSIGIDLGLERRGRSIETFHFLDAGGRPVRKLPLKEIGERLGAPSVNIHRADLQQALLEKLGDRSVRLGASAVDFRPTADGVRVRFTDGYEAHGDVLIGADGLRSVVRRQLTGPEEPREHGYVCWLATTPFSHPRFTAGCVRHYWGSGRRFGLVDIGHGRAYWWGTKNMPPSAARGWNGGKDEVARAFTGWADEVQEAIRITPEEAIVSVPAQDRPFLERWGEGPVTLLGDAAHPMLTSLGQGAGTAVEDAVVLARSLAGSACPRQGLRTYESLRRDRARRMVRLSHRLSVIEQYERPLPCMLRGAYLRWTPAPVLYRQNLSLLTFAPT from the coding sequence GTGAACAGGGCGCAGACTGGCGGGAAGAGAACAACGGCGTCGGGACGCGCGCCCAAGGCGATCATCATCGGTGCGGGCATCGGCGGCCTCACCGCCGCCGTCGCCCTGCGCCGGGCCGGAATCGATGCCGAGGTGTACGAGCGCGCCGGTGACCTTTGGCCGGCCGGGACAGGGCTGTCGCTCATGAGCAACGCGCTCACCGCGCTGCGCTCCATCGGCATCGACCTCGGACTGGAACGGCGCGGTCGATCCATCGAGACCTTCCACTTCCTCGATGCCGGCGGACGCCCGGTCAGGAAGCTGCCTCTGAAGGAGATCGGTGAACGGCTCGGAGCCCCGAGCGTCAACATCCACCGGGCCGACCTGCAGCAGGCGCTCCTTGAGAAACTCGGCGACAGATCCGTACGGCTCGGTGCCTCCGCGGTCGACTTCAGACCCACCGCTGACGGCGTCCGCGTGCGGTTCACGGACGGCTACGAGGCACACGGCGACGTGCTGATCGGCGCCGATGGCTTGCGCTCCGTGGTGCGCCGGCAACTGACCGGCCCCGAGGAGCCACGCGAACACGGGTATGTCTGCTGGCTGGCGACGACACCCTTCTCGCATCCCCGGTTCACCGCGGGCTGCGTACGCCACTACTGGGGTTCCGGCCGACGCTTCGGACTCGTCGACATCGGGCATGGCAGAGCCTATTGGTGGGGCACGAAGAACATGCCTCCCTCGGCCGCGCGCGGGTGGAACGGCGGGAAGGACGAGGTCGCCCGGGCCTTCACCGGCTGGGCGGACGAGGTGCAGGAGGCGATCCGGATCACGCCGGAGGAGGCGATCGTCAGCGTGCCGGCTCAGGACCGGCCCTTTCTCGAACGCTGGGGCGAAGGTCCCGTCACGCTCCTCGGAGACGCGGCTCACCCCATGCTGACCAGCCTCGGTCAAGGGGCGGGCACCGCGGTGGAGGACGCGGTCGTCCTGGCTCGCAGCCTCGCCGGATCGGCCTGCCCCCGACAGGGCCTGCGTACCTACGAGTCCCTGCGCCGGGACCGGGCACGGCGCATGGTGCGCCTCTCTCACAGGCTGAGCGTGATCGAGCAGTACGAACGTCCGCTGCCGTGCATGCTGCGCGGGGCGTATCTGCGCTGGACTCCGGCGCCTGTCCTCTACCGTCAGAACCTGTCCTTGCTGACCTTCGCTCCCACGTGA
- a CDS encoding non-ribosomal peptide synthetase, protein MVSFPFTTHYSDSLIAFEGTLMSSASPVSLTAYQRDIWAASWRHPGTPAFNIGGALRLSGEIDFHALEQSCRRAVRRNDAFLLRFAEHDGIPVQWAGDDVPEIQVIDFSLADDARAACLDWMKRAAVRPLPLDGGQPFDIALLRESESVGYLFLMAHHIIADGWGLDQFARQIISDYAPAVPTETALKTAPPSYLTFAEEEARYRGSPQWCRDRDFCRDIFADFSPPLFPVRSPGSTSNGHRRSARHTFTLERKLIDRIRERKRSSVFAFLTAAVATYLSRVHRCEEVGLGVPFLNRHGRAEKRTVGNFASMLPLRLAAHGERSMQDMADQVEAAAFMMKRRERLALGDLLRTLPSHGTGPRRLYDVTLSYLRLPAPQSATGLSTETLPLPNGHGQDALAVHVREFEDAGDIRIDLDYALDVFDEDFPVEAAARHIETLLRYAVDQPEEPVANLPMISPEEHDDLVRARNATDAPYPSDTTLHSLFEEQAGRTPDRIAVAAGDSHPAVTYAGLDARANHVARRLRAEGVRPDDRVAVLVERGPELLAALLGVLKAGGAYVPVDPSYPADRIRFLLDDSGARAVLTSGRDARGGAGPAMPSAAAGACEIILDALPQDPVGPPAQTAGPRSLAYVIYTSGSTGRPKGVMVEHHSVLNRLAWMQKRFPLGADDVVLHKTPSSFDVSVWELFWWGIAGARVALLPVGAEKEPPEILRAVAEQRVTVVHFVPSMFGPFLELLESDRALPARIGHLRTVFCSGEALGADLVARFHRVFARSGTSAPRLVNLYGPTEATVDVSYADLSPHAGNPCFAEPAEAPRRVPIGRPIDNTRLYVLGRHNAPQPVGAPGELCVAGAGLARGYLGRPELTREAFVADPFFPGERMYRTGDLARWLADGTLEYLGRIDEQVKIRGNRVELGEVQSRLAAFPGVRGAAVSAHTSPSRGAYLVGYYVAGEDIDPASLRSHLGMMLPEFMIPARFVRIDRIPLTPNGKADLRALPAPSRASSPPGRASSPGDEPRNAAEATLAAVWREVLDVDFVGIHDNYHALGGDSILMLRVRAEAEKRGLRFTLSDMFRRPTVAGLAAHASTAAAEASADAVLKPFDLVHRADRAGLADAEDAYPATRLQLGMLYHSRAFEGSSVYHDVFRYVLRLPWDEAAFRRCHERLLVRHPVLRSSFRLSGFSQALQVVHPPAQAGDSLEITDLRSASAEKAEADVRAHIEHRRYHPYVFDRPPLCLFRVHLVPSGAVDLVFSFHHALLDGWSVANLIGELLQDYLHAIGKDIAPVPDMPLPSFAAHVRDERRALASEDNRRFWDEALRESSSACPDGFRPHEAAGDSGLVVRHVALPERLTAAVRSFARVHEMPVKSVLLAAHCLTLRLLQGPGEVTTGLVTHGRPDEAGSERTAGLFLNTIPVRLGGSARSWLETVREVERGERESHPYRRYPLSAIQRDGDAVLRTAFNYVNFHVLGALLRTACLRVDGVEIWEQTNFPLLVNAITDPRDGHLELRIDGDGRVFTSSQADLFGRRYAEILRRIVDHPHEKPGFGFLAEEADDVVRRFERQVLYTPRAIAASMAEDRWTYEELDRAADRVARRLLSMGAPPGARIGIAMDRSPGMLAVVLGIAKAGAACVPLDVSYPEDRIAGILARTRPFRVVADAEHAHLVPEGSDVVSTESLLAPTKCGTNASEPPLPPIPPESIAYVLFTSGSTGRPKGVAMPHRALANLVAWQNRTPSGAVGGTTLQFAPLGFDVSFQEIFSTLCGGGTLLLVSEEQRRTMPELLRLLDREGVDRVFLPAVALQQFAEAATALGLRPRRLRVLISSGEQLRVTHEIRRLCAALPGCLLENQYGPTETHVVTSFPLTGDPAGFPDLPPIGRPIDGVEVRVLDEWLRPVPEGSKGEIYLGGACLAEGYEGEPGLTRERFVTHPSGTRLYRTGDLARVLPGGAVVCLERTDTQVKIRGFRVEPGEVELAIRKAAAHQSALREVAVTARRPEGAPAFLAAFLVGGEASVDLGDIVRRLRATLPEYMIPSRFAWVPSLPLTPSGKRDDAALRALPLAPAAPAAAHVPPRDEYESGLAEMLSDLLQIPAPGVHENFFQLGGTSLTAMRLVTMIEKRYRVGVPLSAFIETPTVAALAGRLREKKAVTTFDPLVPMRTSGSRPPLFLVHPIGGNVLCYERLARLLPGEQPVYALQAAGAEPGTRPLSDVPALARSYVEAIRDVRASGPYRLGGWSFGGFVAFEMARQLKASGEVVDRLVLLDSITPGTYHDVAEEQLAEWFLWELLSLDGGANTPAQALPPGLSEQERFDHILRRALEAGVLPRGASPGRVRRLFQVFRANWQALIDYRPDVCDQDLTLLRATGPLPKALEPAHQAVGSAHRDPANGWTAWTRGRVDVIDVPGDHLRLMTEPYVSVVARRIDEVTA, encoded by the coding sequence ATGGTTTCGTTTCCCTTCACGACACATTACTCCGATTCACTGATTGCTTTTGAAGGGACGCTCATGAGTTCGGCATCGCCGGTTTCACTGACGGCGTACCAGCGGGACATATGGGCTGCAAGCTGGCGCCACCCCGGTACACCCGCATTCAATATCGGCGGCGCTTTACGACTTTCCGGCGAGATCGATTTTCACGCCCTGGAGCAGTCTTGCCGGCGAGCCGTTCGACGTAATGATGCGTTCCTACTCCGCTTCGCAGAGCATGACGGAATTCCCGTCCAGTGGGCCGGAGACGACGTCCCCGAGATACAGGTCATCGATTTTTCCCTGGCAGACGATGCACGAGCCGCCTGTCTGGACTGGATGAAGCGTGCGGCTGTCCGCCCCCTCCCTTTGGACGGCGGACAGCCGTTCGACATCGCACTGCTTCGTGAGAGCGAGTCAGTCGGTTACCTCTTCCTGATGGCGCATCACATCATCGCCGATGGCTGGGGTCTGGATCAGTTCGCGCGGCAGATCATCTCGGACTACGCGCCCGCCGTGCCGACGGAAACCGCCCTGAAAACCGCCCCGCCCTCGTACCTCACGTTCGCCGAAGAGGAAGCGCGGTACCGGGGTTCGCCGCAGTGGTGCCGAGACCGGGACTTCTGCCGGGACATCTTCGCGGACTTCAGTCCCCCGCTCTTTCCCGTGAGGTCGCCGGGCAGCACTTCGAATGGTCACCGACGCAGTGCACGCCACACGTTCACCCTTGAGCGGAAACTCATCGACCGAATCCGCGAACGGAAGCGTTCATCCGTCTTCGCCTTCCTCACGGCCGCAGTCGCGACGTATCTGTCCCGGGTGCACCGATGTGAGGAGGTGGGGCTCGGGGTTCCTTTTCTCAACCGCCACGGCAGAGCGGAGAAGCGAACCGTCGGGAATTTCGCCAGCATGCTTCCGCTCCGTCTGGCCGCACACGGCGAGAGATCCATGCAGGACATGGCCGATCAGGTGGAGGCGGCCGCCTTCATGATGAAGCGCCGTGAGCGGCTGGCTCTCGGCGATCTGCTGCGCACCCTGCCGTCGCACGGCACCGGTCCCAGGCGCCTCTACGACGTCACCCTCTCCTATCTGCGCCTGCCCGCCCCCCAGAGCGCCACCGGGCTTTCGACCGAGACGCTGCCCCTGCCGAACGGCCACGGCCAGGACGCCCTGGCCGTCCATGTCCGCGAGTTCGAAGACGCCGGGGACATACGGATCGACCTCGACTACGCGCTTGATGTCTTCGACGAGGACTTCCCCGTCGAGGCGGCGGCACGGCACATCGAAACGCTGCTCAGGTACGCGGTGGACCAGCCCGAGGAGCCGGTGGCGAACCTGCCGATGATCAGCCCCGAGGAGCACGACGACCTCGTCCGGGCCCGGAACGCGACCGATGCCCCGTACCCGAGTGACACGACGCTGCACAGCCTGTTCGAGGAACAGGCCGGCCGTACACCCGACCGCATCGCCGTCGCCGCCGGCGACTCACACCCGGCGGTGACATACGCCGGCCTCGACGCCCGCGCCAACCACGTCGCCCGGCGGCTGCGGGCCGAAGGAGTACGCCCCGATGACCGGGTGGCCGTGCTGGTGGAACGCGGCCCTGAGCTGCTGGCGGCACTTCTCGGCGTGCTGAAGGCCGGTGGCGCCTATGTACCGGTAGACCCGTCCTATCCCGCGGACCGCATCCGATTCCTGCTGGACGACAGCGGTGCCCGGGCTGTCCTGACCAGCGGCCGGGACGCTCGTGGTGGGGCCGGACCCGCAATGCCGTCCGCGGCTGCCGGGGCGTGCGAGATCATTCTGGACGCGCTCCCGCAGGACCCGGTCGGCCCTCCCGCACAGACAGCGGGACCCCGCAGCCTCGCCTACGTCATCTACACCTCCGGTTCCACCGGACGGCCCAAGGGCGTGATGGTTGAGCACCACTCGGTGCTCAACCGTCTGGCCTGGATGCAGAAACGCTTTCCGCTGGGCGCGGACGACGTGGTGCTGCACAAGACCCCCAGTTCCTTCGACGTCTCCGTATGGGAGCTGTTCTGGTGGGGCATCGCAGGCGCACGCGTGGCTCTGCTCCCCGTGGGCGCGGAGAAGGAGCCACCGGAGATCCTGCGCGCCGTCGCCGAACAGCGCGTCACGGTGGTGCACTTCGTGCCGTCGATGTTCGGCCCCTTCCTCGAACTGCTGGAAAGCGACCGCGCTTTGCCAGCGCGTATCGGGCATCTGCGCACCGTCTTCTGCAGCGGCGAAGCCCTCGGAGCCGATCTCGTCGCACGCTTTCACCGGGTGTTCGCCCGGTCCGGGACATCCGCGCCACGTCTGGTCAATCTCTACGGCCCGACCGAGGCCACGGTCGACGTGTCGTACGCCGACCTCTCACCCCACGCCGGAAATCCCTGCTTCGCTGAACCGGCCGAGGCCCCGCGGAGAGTGCCCATCGGCCGTCCGATCGACAACACGCGGCTGTATGTGCTGGGCCGGCACAACGCTCCCCAGCCCGTCGGCGCACCCGGCGAACTGTGCGTGGCCGGTGCCGGTCTCGCCCGCGGCTACCTGGGACGTCCCGAACTGACCCGCGAGGCATTCGTGGCGGACCCCTTCTTTCCCGGGGAGCGCATGTACCGCACGGGCGACCTCGCGCGGTGGCTGGCCGACGGCACACTGGAGTACCTCGGCCGGATCGACGAGCAGGTGAAGATCCGCGGCAACCGCGTGGAACTCGGTGAGGTGCAGAGCCGGCTGGCCGCCTTCCCCGGAGTGCGCGGCGCGGCGGTCAGCGCTCACACGTCACCCTCACGCGGCGCGTATCTCGTCGGCTACTACGTCGCCGGCGAGGACATCGACCCCGCGTCACTGCGCTCCCATCTCGGCATGATGCTGCCGGAGTTCATGATCCCGGCGCGCTTCGTGCGTATCGACCGGATTCCGCTGACCCCGAACGGCAAGGCCGACCTGCGGGCTCTTCCCGCCCCCTCGCGCGCCAGTTCTCCGCCGGGTCGCGCCAGTTCTCCGGGTGACGAGCCGCGGAACGCGGCCGAGGCGACGCTCGCCGCTGTCTGGCGCGAGGTGCTGGACGTGGACTTTGTGGGAATCCACGACAATTACCATGCGCTCGGCGGGGATTCGATTCTGATGCTCAGGGTCCGCGCGGAGGCGGAAAAACGCGGACTCCGCTTCACGTTGAGCGACATGTTCCGTCGTCCGACCGTCGCCGGGCTGGCCGCACACGCGTCCACGGCCGCCGCCGAGGCGAGCGCGGACGCCGTGCTGAAGCCCTTCGACCTTGTGCACAGGGCGGATCGGGCCGGGCTCGCGGACGCCGAGGACGCGTACCCGGCCACCCGGCTGCAGCTCGGGATGCTGTATCACAGCCGTGCCTTCGAGGGATCGTCCGTCTACCACGACGTGTTCCGCTACGTCCTCCGGCTGCCCTGGGACGAAGCCGCGTTCCGGCGATGCCACGAGCGGCTGCTCGTCCGCCATCCGGTCCTGCGCTCCTCATTCCGCCTGTCCGGGTTCTCCCAGGCACTGCAGGTCGTACACCCACCGGCTCAGGCCGGCGACAGCCTGGAGATCACCGATCTGCGCTCGGCGTCCGCCGAGAAGGCCGAGGCCGACGTCCGGGCACACATCGAACACCGGCGCTACCACCCATACGTGTTCGACCGGCCACCCCTGTGCCTGTTCCGCGTGCACCTCGTGCCATCCGGTGCCGTGGACCTGGTCTTCAGCTTCCATCACGCGCTGCTGGACGGGTGGAGCGTGGCGAATCTGATCGGCGAGCTGCTCCAGGACTATCTGCATGCCATCGGTAAGGACATCGCCCCTGTGCCCGACATGCCCCTCCCTTCGTTCGCGGCCCATGTGCGCGACGAGCGACGCGCTCTTGCTTCCGAGGACAACCGGCGGTTCTGGGACGAGGCGCTTCGTGAGTCGTCGTCCGCGTGCCCGGACGGCTTCCGGCCGCACGAGGCCGCGGGTGACTCCGGTCTTGTCGTACGGCACGTCGCGCTGCCCGAACGGCTCACGGCGGCGGTGCGCAGCTTCGCGCGCGTCCACGAAATGCCGGTGAAGTCCGTGCTGTTGGCGGCCCACTGTCTCACCCTGAGGCTGCTTCAGGGGCCGGGCGAGGTCACCACCGGACTGGTCACTCATGGCCGCCCGGACGAGGCCGGCTCGGAGCGGACCGCAGGACTGTTCCTGAACACGATTCCGGTGCGGCTGGGCGGCAGCGCGCGCAGCTGGCTCGAAACCGTACGTGAGGTGGAGCGCGGCGAGCGCGAGAGCCACCCCTACCGGCGCTATCCGCTCAGTGCGATCCAGCGGGACGGTGATGCCGTACTGCGGACCGCGTTCAACTATGTCAACTTTCATGTCCTCGGAGCGCTCCTGCGTACCGCTTGCCTGCGTGTGGACGGGGTCGAGATCTGGGAGCAGACGAACTTCCCGCTCCTGGTGAACGCCATCACCGATCCCCGCGACGGCCACCTGGAGCTGCGCATCGACGGCGATGGCCGCGTATTCACCTCGTCCCAGGCCGATCTGTTCGGACGCCGCTACGCCGAGATCCTGCGGCGGATCGTGGACCACCCGCACGAGAAGCCGGGCTTCGGCTTCCTCGCGGAGGAAGCCGATGACGTCGTACGCCGGTTCGAGCGCCAGGTCCTGTATACGCCCCGCGCGATCGCCGCCTCCATGGCCGAAGACCGCTGGACGTACGAGGAGCTGGACCGGGCCGCCGACCGGGTGGCACGGCGGCTGCTCTCCATGGGCGCGCCCCCCGGGGCCCGCATCGGGATCGCCATGGACAGATCGCCCGGGATGCTCGCCGTGGTCCTGGGCATCGCCAAGGCGGGCGCCGCCTGCGTTCCCCTGGACGTCAGCTACCCGGAGGACCGGATCGCCGGCATCCTCGCCCGGACCAGGCCGTTCCGTGTCGTCGCGGACGCGGAGCACGCCCACCTGGTGCCCGAGGGCTCGGACGTGGTGTCCACCGAGTCGCTCCTCGCTCCCACGAAGTGCGGCACGAACGCGAGTGAACCCCCGCTGCCGCCCATCCCGCCGGAGAGCATCGCCTACGTGCTCTTCACCTCCGGCTCCACGGGCCGGCCGAAGGGCGTGGCCATGCCGCACCGCGCACTGGCCAACCTCGTCGCATGGCAGAACCGGACACCGAGCGGCGCCGTTGGCGGCACCACGCTTCAGTTCGCACCACTCGGTTTCGACGTCTCGTTCCAGGAGATCTTCTCCACCCTCTGCGGCGGCGGCACCCTCCTCCTGGTCTCCGAGGAACAGCGCCGCACCATGCCCGAGCTGCTGCGCCTACTCGACAGGGAGGGCGTGGACCGGGTCTTCCTCCCCGCTGTCGCCCTGCAGCAATTCGCCGAGGCCGCCACGGCGCTGGGCCTGCGTCCGCGCCGGCTGCGCGTACTGATCTCCTCGGGCGAGCAACTGCGGGTGACGCACGAGATTCGCCGGCTGTGCGCCGCGCTGCCCGGCTGCCTGCTGGAAAACCAGTACGGGCCGACGGAGACCCATGTGGTGACCAGTTTCCCGCTGACGGGGGACCCGGCCGGATTCCCGGACCTCCCGCCGATCGGACGCCCCATCGACGGCGTCGAGGTGCGGGTACTGGACGAGTGGCTGCGTCCGGTTCCCGAGGGCTCGAAGGGCGAGATCTACCTCGGTGGCGCCTGCCTCGCCGAGGGCTACGAAGGAGAACCCGGGCTGACCCGGGAGCGCTTCGTCACTCACCCCAGCGGCACCCGGCTCTACCGGACCGGCGACCTGGCCCGGGTGCTGCCCGGCGGCGCCGTCGTGTGCCTGGAACGGACGGACACCCAGGTGAAGATCCGCGGCTTCCGCGTCGAACCCGGCGAGGTGGAGCTGGCCATCAGGAAGGCGGCCGCGCACCAGTCCGCCCTGCGCGAGGTCGCGGTCACAGCCCGCCGGCCGGAAGGCGCCCCGGCCTTTCTCGCCGCGTTCCTGGTGGGTGGCGAAGCCTCGGTCGATCTCGGCGACATCGTACGGCGGCTGCGGGCCACGCTGCCCGAGTACATGATCCCATCCCGGTTCGCCTGGGTGCCGAGTCTGCCGCTGACCCCGAGTGGCAAGCGGGACGATGCCGCACTGCGCGCTCTGCCGCTGGCGCCGGCCGCGCCGGCCGCCGCGCATGTGCCACCGCGTGACGAGTACGAGAGCGGACTGGCCGAGATGCTGTCCGACCTGCTCCAGATCCCGGCGCCCGGGGTGCACGAGAACTTCTTCCAGCTCGGCGGGACATCGCTGACAGCCATGCGTCTTGTCACGATGATCGAGAAGCGGTACCGGGTCGGTGTCCCGCTGTCCGCCTTCATCGAGACACCCACGGTCGCGGCACTCGCCGGCCGGCTGCGCGAGAAGAAGGCGGTGACGACCTTCGACCCCCTGGTGCCGATGCGGACATCCGGCTCCCGGCCGCCCCTGTTCCTGGTCCATCCCATCGGCGGCAACGTGCTGTGCTACGAGCGGCTGGCGCGCCTGCTTCCGGGGGAACAGCCGGTCTACGCGCTGCAGGCGGCAGGGGCCGAACCGGGAACTCGGCCGCTGAGCGACGTCCCCGCCCTCGCGCGCAGCTATGTGGAAGCCATCCGTGACGTGCGGGCCTCCGGCCCGTACCGGCTGGGTGGATGGTCGTTCGGCGGTTTCGTGGCCTTCGAGATGGCCCGGCAGCTGAAGGCCTCCGGCGAGGTCGTCGATCGCCTCGTGCTACTGGATTCGATCACCCCGGGCACGTACCACGACGTGGCCGAGGAGCAACTGGCCGAGTGGTTCCTGTGGGAACTGCTGTCACTGGACGGCGGCGCCAACACCCCGGCACAGGCGCTGCCGCCGGGGCTGAGCGAGCAGGAACGTTTCGACCACATTCTGCGGCGCGCGCTGGAAGCGGGCGTCCTGCCTCGCGGTGCCTCACCCGGTCGCGTACGTCGTCTCTTCCAGGTGTTCCGGGCCAACTGGCAGGCGTTGATCGACTACCGCCCGGACGTGTGCGATCAGGACCTCACACTGCTGCGCGCGACCGGGCCGCTGCCCAAGGCCCTGGAGCCGGCTCACCAAGCCGTCGGCAGCGCGCACCGCGACCCGGCCAACGGCTGGACGGCGTGGACTCGGGGCCGCGTCGACGTGATCGACGTACCCGGCGACCACCTCCGGCTCATGACGGAACCGTACGTCTCGGTCGTGGCGCGACGCATCGACGAGGTGACCGCGTGA